Part of the Bacteroides acidifaciens genome, AACAGGTCTTTGCAGGTACAAATGTCGAATATAAAATATTGGATAATAAGATTGTACTGACGGCTAAAGAAACGAAAGTAACCCAACAAAAAACAAAACCTGTTGCAGGTACGGTAAAAGACAAGAATGGCGAACCGCTGATTGGGGTCTCTATTATGGAGAAAGGAACCACTAACGGAACAGTGACCGATCTTGACGGAAACTATACATTGACTCCACAAACTGCCAGCCCGGTATTATTATTCTCGTATGTGGGTTATCAGAAAAAGGAATTACCTGTCTCCGGTCCGGTATTGAATGTCACCTTGGAAGATGATTCGCAAGTGTTGAATGAAGTGGTGGTTACTGCTCTCGGTATCCGTAAAGAGGCGAAAGCACTGTCTTATAATGTCCAAGAAGTTTCTGCCAGTGAAATTGTCGGTGTCAAAGATGCCAATTTCGTAAATAGCTTGTCCGGTAAGATAGCAGGTGTTGTCATCAATTCCAGCTCATCTGGTATCGGTGGTGGAGCTAAGGTGGTGATGCGTGGTGCGAAATCTCTTTCCGGAAATAATAACGCCCTGTATGTAATCGATGGTATTCCGATGCCTTCGTTGGAAACAACACAACCGGACGACTTTATGACCGGTATGGGCCAATCCGGTGATGGCGCTTCCATGATTAACCCCGAAGATATTGAAACTATGTCTGTGTTGAGTGGCGCTGCCGCTTCCGCACTCTATGGTAGTGATGCCGCCAACGGTGTTATCATGATTACCACAAAGAAAGGAACGAAAGATAAGCTTCGTGTCAACTATGCCAATAATACCTCCTTCTTCAATCCGTTTGTAACTCCGGAATTTCAAAACACTTATGGTGCGACTACGGGAGAAATAAGAAGCTGGGGACAGAAATTGGGACAAGCCAGCAGTTACGATCCGTTGGACTTCTATCAGACTGGATGGAACGAAACCAACTCTTTGACCATCAGTAATGGTAATGAGAAGAACCAGATATTCCTTTCTATGGCTGCTACCAATGCGGCAGGTATTGTTCCGAACAATACGTTGGATCGCTACAACTTCACTATCCGTAATACGACTAGCATGCTCAATGATCGTCTGCGTCTCGACCTAAGCGCAAGCTATATGAATGTGCGTGAACAGAACATGGTGTCACAGGGACAGTATTTCAATCCGATTGTTCCTATCTATCTGATGTCGCCGAGCTATAGTTTGGAAATGCTTCAGCAGTTTGAAATGTACAACGAAGCCCGTAACTTCAAAACACAATACTGGCCTTGGGGTAATCAAGGTATTGCCATGCAGAACCCCTATTGGATTGTCAACCGCGACAATTTTATCAATCACAAGAACCGTTTCCTCATGAGTGGAGGTTTGAGTTTCGAAATCATGAAAGGCATTACATTAGGTGCACGTGCCAAGATGGATTATACATCGGCTCTGTACGAAAAGAAATATGCTGCATCTACCGATAATATTTTCTGCCAGAAATTTGGAGGATATTATAAAGGTGATGCATCCACTCGTCAACTTTATGGCGATGTGATGCTGAATATCGACAAATATTTCGGTGACTTCTCACTGACCGCTACACTAGGTACCAGTATTCAGGATATCAACTACCAGTATTATGATGTGGGAGGTAGCTTGAATTCTGTGGCAGACGGATTTACAATGCTCAACCTGATGCAGTCTGCCGTAAAATTCCAGCAGGATGGCTATCACGATCAGACGCAATCCATCTTCGCTACAGCACAACTGGGCTGGAAGAGCAAACTCTATTTGGACGTAACGGGGCGTGTCGACTGGTCGTCTGCTTTGGCATGGACCGATACGAAGTCAGTCGCTTATCCTTCAGTGGGTGTTTCTGCTATCTTGACGGAGTTACTACCTATCAAGAACAATGTACTTACCTTCTTGAAGGTACGCGGCTCATACAGTGAGGTGGGTAATGCTCCTACACGCTACATCGCTTATCAGACTTATCCATACGAGTCGGCTTCTCCCGTCACGACTACCACATATCCCAATACGGATATCAAACCGGAACGTACCAAAGCTTGGGAAGTCGGACTGCAGTCTCATCTTTGGAATGATAAGTTGGAACTGAACGTTTCTCTCTATAAGACGTCTACCTACAACCAGTTGTTCAATCCGTCAATTTCCGCTTCTTCCGGTTATTCTTCTATTTATATCAATGGCGGACAAGTGGATAACAAAGGTATCGAAGCAAGCCTGACATTAAACCAGCCGCTCGGACCGGTACAGTGGAACTCTACGTTTACTTATAC contains:
- a CDS encoding SusC/RagA family TonB-linked outer membrane protein; its protein translation is MQNYCIVQFLGGLKSLRRTLKEISLAMKLLFILLICSAGLAYASDGYAQKTSITLRVNDCTVEEVLHKIERESGFSFFINSKNLNLNRRVSVSASEKNIFQVLEQVFAGTNVEYKILDNKIVLTAKETKVTQQKTKPVAGTVKDKNGEPLIGVSIMEKGTTNGTVTDLDGNYTLTPQTASPVLLFSYVGYQKKELPVSGPVLNVTLEDDSQVLNEVVVTALGIRKEAKALSYNVQEVSASEIVGVKDANFVNSLSGKIAGVVINSSSSGIGGGAKVVMRGAKSLSGNNNALYVIDGIPMPSLETTQPDDFMTGMGQSGDGASMINPEDIETMSVLSGAAASALYGSDAANGVIMITTKKGTKDKLRVNYANNTSFFNPFVTPEFQNTYGATTGEIRSWGQKLGQASSYDPLDFYQTGWNETNSLTISNGNEKNQIFLSMAATNAAGIVPNNTLDRYNFTIRNTTSMLNDRLRLDLSASYMNVREQNMVSQGQYFNPIVPIYLMSPSYSLEMLQQFEMYNEARNFKTQYWPWGNQGIAMQNPYWIVNRDNFINHKNRFLMSGGLSFEIMKGITLGARAKMDYTSALYEKKYAASTDNIFCQKFGGYYKGDASTRQLYGDVMLNIDKYFGDFSLTATLGTSIQDINYQYYDVGGSLNSVADGFTMLNLMQSAVKFQQDGYHDQTQSIFATAQLGWKSKLYLDVTGRVDWSSALAWTDTKSVAYPSVGVSAILTELLPIKNNVLTFLKVRGSYSEVGNAPTRYIAYQTYPYESASPVTTTTYPNTDIKPERTKAWEVGLQSHLWNDKLELNVSLYKTSTYNQLFNPSISASSGYSSIYINGGQVDNKGIEASLTLNQPLGPVQWNSTFTYTINRNKIKKLLKPTTLSSGEVVSQDMMDLGGLEIVNSRLFEGGSIGDLYVTALRTDSHGYIDVDYVNNTVAIDNKAGERNDGWIYAGNSQAKYMMGWRNSFSWKGLTLSCLINARIGGIVVSQTQAMMDAYGVSTATAEARDLGYVLIDGYKVPAVQKYYSTVGSGVGSMYVYNATNVRLAELSLGYNIPVQKWVPWIQGMNVSFTGRNLLMFYCKAPFDPELTASTGTHFSGMDYFMLPSLRNLGFSVKLNF